The Brassica oleracea var. oleracea cultivar TO1000 chromosome C7, BOL, whole genome shotgun sequence sequence GGTTTGTACAAAGAATACCTTTTGTTCGATGTAGTGATTATGAAAGTTAAAAGAATAAAAATGATTTTATCTTTTAAATCTCGAGAGAAAAAGGTGGAAAGTAAAAAATGATGACAGCCAATATATGCCAGTTATGCAGCTATGCCATCTCGTAGGCAGATGGATTATGAATGATGGACTCACCTTCTCTACAACACATATTACATACAATATTTGTCTAGTTTTTGAGCCCTTGCAATCTTGAATTATACACAAGTAACATTATCTCCCATTATTATAAGATTTTATAATTTAATCAAGTTTTGTAATAAAACACAAACTAAAAGACTAATGGTGCATATTCAGTATTGTATTTACAAAGATTTGAAATAATTTGATTTTCAAAAAGATTTTAGATTTTAGGATTTTAAATAATTTCATATAAAACCATGTGATCTAAATAATTATATTTTTAACTAAAAACACATTAAAAAAGTTTAAATGATATCTCCACATTTCAACCAATGCAAAATGTGAGATTTCTCTGTATTAATCTCTTTAGTTCCCCATTTTTATAATCATTCTCCATATTTCATTTCGGGATGAATCACTATGACCAGTTCCTAACATAAACAGAGGACTAAGGAGTTGTCTGCTTTGGCGGCTCATTGCTCTGTCTCCTCAACGCTCTCATAGTCTCAGCCCAGTTCTTAGCATCAGCAACAGCTCTTTCCCTCTCCAAATCTTCATCTTCTTCTTCTACTTCTACTTCTATTTCGTTTACACTCAACATCCTCGTCGTCTCATTCGGTGAGCTCACCGCCACTGCAGCTTTCTTCTCCAACTCCACTCCTCTTCCATATCCAATATTGCTCTCTTTCTTCTTCTTCTTCTTCCGCTCTATGAACTTAACTATGTTATCTAAAGCCTCCACCACTTCCTTGACCGTTGGCCTAGCGTTTGCATCTTCTCTCAAACACATGTACGCCAACACAAGTGCTCTTTCCACAGCTTCTTCCAAGTAATGATGGCCTTGTATTGACAACATCGGATCTGCAATCTTTCTTATCTCTTGGTCCCTGAACAACGGCAGTGCCTGTCATAAAAAAAAAACAATCATCATAAAAAACAATCTCTATGTTTTTTTCTGCTTAAAAGTACAATAAGATTCAGAGAGCATTCATTACCCAGTTCACAAGCAAACGTTTTGCACCCATGCATGCGTCCCCAATAGGTTTGCGTCCAGTGATAAGCTCCAACATCACAACTCCAAAGCTATAGATATCAGATTTCATCGTCAGCTTCCCCGTGCTGGCGTACTCCGGCGCGCAATACCCGTGAGTTCCCATCACTCTAGTGGAGACATGAGACATGTCACCACTCGGACCAAACTTGGCCAGCCCAAAGTCAGAGAGCTTGGCTTTGTATCCGTGGTCCAGCAATATGTTTGCGGTTTTCAAGTCTCTGTAGATCACAGGAGGTTGAGCCACGTTGTGAAGATACGCTAACCCTTTGGCTGATCCTAACGCTATCTGCATCCTTGTGCTCAAATCTAAAACCTCTTCTTCAGATCCGTAACCTGACCATAACAAAAAAAAAAACAGTATTCAAGATTTATTAATACTTTAATGAATAAGAGTATAGTTCTTCGCTTTACCGTGGATATGATCTTCTACGGATCCAAAAGGCATGTATTCATAAACGAGGAGTCTTTGGTCTCCTTCAGCGCAGTAACCGAACAAAGTCACGAGGTGCTCGTGACGCAAGAGGGAGAGCATTAAGACCTCCACAAGAAACTCTTTGTCTCCTTGATGACCAGTTGTATCAAGCATCTTAACAGCCACATTCTTCAACTTTTTAAGACCAAATAAAAAACAAATCAGACATAAAACGGTTTTTTTTTTTAAATCACAAACTGTAGATGATTTGAGAGTAACCTGTCCAGGAGTAGTTTCTAACATTCCTTTGTAAACAGAACCGAAACCGCCACGTCCGATCATAGATTCGAGCCTGAAGTTGTTAGTAGCGGTGGCGAGTTCTCGGTATGTGAAACATTGAGTTGGCTTGCTAGGATCTTGCTGTGTTTCAGAATCCTGTGAAGCTCTTGCTGGATTATTAGCTACAGAAGAAGCAAACAAACAAAACACAATAAGATCAGTCTGTGTCACATCACATGCAACATGTTACACTGTCATCATCATCAAGTATAAAGAGAGAGACTTTGATCTATAAAGCATAAACCTTTACATGTGACACAGACTAATTAATAACAAAACAAACCGATCTTCTCTAATGATCTCTATTCAGAAGAAAAAGGAAGAGACTTTTTGATTCGATTCAACTAGATTCCGATGAATTTCAAGCATGAATGGAAAAAAAAAAAAAGGAAAAGTGAGATGAGACCAGAAGGTTGGTCAGGTCTGGAATTGTGATCGGAAAAGCCTTTGATGAGATTTGGATTCTTCGTCACGTCGTGTCTTCTCCTCGGACCAAAACACGAGCAACACGTCATTGTCTCCGAAAAATCGAATCTTTCCCTATCAAACACAATCAGAGATCAACGGAAGATTCAAGTTTTCAGGGACCCAAAACAATGAAAAAACACGAAAAGGCGATAACTTTAAAGAGAATGTGGGTGTTGATAAGGAGGAGGATTTAGGATAAGAAGGGGAGGTTTTGTGGTGAATTTACGAGGAGAAAGATTTTAGAGAATGATGGAAATGGGAATTCGAATAGGTTTGGAAGGGTTTTTGTTGTTTGGGGGGGAATGAAAGACACGTAATCTATACTACATAGAGAGAGAGAGCATGGGTGTGCTTCAAATTATGGTACGTTACACCATTTTGCTTCTTTCCTAAGTTCCTTTCTACTCAACAATAACAAAATTAAATCGTTTCTTTTATGGTTATATATCGTACTATTTATTACTTTTTGTGGGTACTAGTAGTAGTATCCTACTGTATTAACTATCATTTGGAAGTTTATCATCATTTTGAATGATTCATTGTTTTAAACTCTTTCGCGTTATTATCAGCCGTGTTCACACGCACATATATTATAAATCTAAAATGTTATGTGATCCAAGTTGGGAATAAATCTGTGGAGAAAAATACATTAAGAGATCTCAAACATTATATGATTTGTGTTTTTCTATAAGAAGTATGATTTCACCTTCTTTTTTTTTAAAGTGATTTTATCTTTTCTAACAAAAAACTATGATTTACGTTTTTCCAAAAAAAAACAAAGTTTTTCTACAAGAAACTATGATTATCTGATTTATATTTTTCTACAAGAAAATTAATTTTACGTTGTTCCAAAAATCCGATTCATGTTATCTCTATCAAAAATATAACAATGTATTTTTCTAAAATGTGATTCGATGTTTTTTGCCAAAAAAAAGTTATTTTTATTTTCACCCCATACTAAGTTGGTCTTTTGTTCAATTAAACTACTTTTTTTTTGCTACGCAATTAAACTACTTCGTAGTATTTGAATATGAACATGACCCATTCGTAATATGAACATAAACTACGCATCCATCCGTTGTTTCTTTTGTCCATTTTTAAACTCACCTACCTTGCAATTGTAAACAGTAAATTAAGAGCGACGAGAAGAATAGCTAACAAAAATGTCGTGAATCTGCATCGTAGAAATAAATTAAAAGTTAAAACAATTTGGGAATCAAATATACTATTAGGGAAAGTTTGATTTCACGA is a genomic window containing:
- the LOC106304265 gene encoding serine/threonine-protein kinase CDG1 — its product is MTCCSCFGPRRRHDVTKNPNLIKGFSDHNSRPDQPSANNPARASQDSETQQDPSKPTQCFTYRELATATNNFRLESMIGRGGFGSVYKGMLETTPGQLKNVAVKMLDTTGHQGDKEFLVEVLMLSLLRHEHLVTLFGYCAEGDQRLLVYEYMPFGSVEDHIHGYGSEEEVLDLSTRMQIALGSAKGLAYLHNVAQPPVIYRDLKTANILLDHGYKAKLSDFGLAKFGPSGDMSHVSTRVMGTHGYCAPEYASTGKLTMKSDIYSFGVVMLELITGRKPIGDACMGAKRLLVNWALPLFRDQEIRKIADPMLSIQGHHYLEEAVERALVLAYMCLREDANARPTVKEVVEALDNIVKFIERKKKKKKESNIGYGRGVELEKKAAVAVSSPNETTRMLSVNEIEVEVEEEDEDLERERAVADAKNWAETMRALRRQSNEPPKQTTP